The Pseudomonas sp. B21-023 genomic interval TGATCGCTTCGGTCCCGAGAAGCACGAAATCATCGCCACTGTGAACAGCTTCCACGGTCGCACCCTGTTCACCGTCAGCGTCGGTGGACAGCCCAAGTATTCCGACGGCTTCGGCCCGAAGATCACCGGCATCAGCCATGTGCCGTACAACGACCTGGAAGCGTTGAAGGCGCAGATCTCCGACAAGACCTGCGCCGTGGTCATCGAGCCGATCCAGGGCGAGAGCGGTGTGGTGCCGGCCGACAAGGCCTACCTGGAAGGCGCGCGCAAGCTGTGCGACGAACACAACGCGCTGCTGATCTTCGATGAAGTGCAGACCGGCGTCGGTCGCACCGGCTCGCTGTATGCCTATCAGCACTACGGCGTCACCCCGGATATTCTGACCAGTGCCAAGAGTCTGGGCGGCGGCTTCCCGATCGGTGCCATGCTGACCACCAGCGACCTGGCCAAGCATCTGGCCGTCGGCACCCACGGCACCACCTACGGCGGCAACCCGCTGGGCTGTGCCGTGGCCTGCGCCGTGCTGGATGTGGTCAATACCCCGCAGACGCTGGCCGGCATCAAGGCCAAGCACGAACGCTTCAAGACCCGCCTGGAGAAGATCGGCCAGGAAACCGGCCTGTTCACCCTGGTGCGCGGTGTCGGCCTGCTGATCGGCTGTGTGCTCAGTGACGCCTGGAAGGGCAAGGCCAAGGACATCCTCAACGCCGCCGAGAAGGAAGGCGTGATGGTCCTGCAGGCAGGTCCCGATGTCGTGCGCTTCGCCCCGAGCCTGGTGGTCGAGGACCGCGATATCGATGAAGGCCTGGAGCGCTTCGAGCGCGCTGTGCGCAAACTGACCCAGGGCTGATCCTGCGGTGCTGTTGCCGGCCTCGAGCGAGGCCGGTGATACCTGATTCCAGTGCGGGCACCTGCTTGCAGGTAGTGGCGCGTGCCCGCCGTTTTTTCGTGCCGAGGTGATCGGCCCGCTTTCCCGAAAGGAGTGACACCATGCTGGTGATGCGCCCCGCGCAAATGGCTGATCTGAACGAAGTGCAGCGCATGGCTGCCGACAGCCCCATTGGTGTCACCTCGCTGCCGGACGACGCTGGGCGTCTGGGCGACAAGATCGCCGCGTCGGAAACCTCTTTTGCCGCCGAGGTCAGCTTCAACGGCGAGGAGAGCTACTTCTTCGTGCTCGAGGACAGCGCCACCGGCAAGCTGGTCGGCTGCTCGGCCATCGTCGCCTCGGCCGGCTACTCCGAGCCGTTCTACAGCTTCCGCAACGAGACCTTCGTGCACGCCTCCCGCGAGCTGAAGATCCACAACAAGATCCACGTCCTGTCGCTGTGCCACGACCTTACCGGCAACAGCCTGCTGACCAGCTTCTACGTGGTGCCAGAGCTGGTGACCAGCGCCTTCGCCGAGCTCAACTCGCGTGGTCGCCTGCTGTTCATGGCCTCGCACCCGGAGCGCTTCGCCGAGTCGGTGGTGACCGAGATCGTCGGTTACAGCGACGAGCAGGGCGAGTCACCGTTCTGGGACGCCATCGGCCGCAACTTCTTCGACCTCAATTACGCCGATGCCGAGCGCCTGTGTGGCCTGAAGAGCCGCACTTTCCTCGCCGAACTGATGCCGCACTACCCGATCTATGTGCCGCTGTTGCCGGACGCCGCGCAGGAAGCCATGGGCCAGGTGCACCCGCGGGCGCAGATCACCTTCGACATCCTCATGCGCGAAGGCTTCGAGACCGAGCACTACATCGACATCTTTGACGGCGGCCCGACCCTGCATGCCCGTGCCTCGGGCATACGCTCCATCGCCCAGAGCCGGGTGGTGCCGGTCAAGCTCGACGAGTCGCCGGTCAAGGGCGGCCGTCCGTACCTGGTGTGCAACGGCCAGTTGCAGGATTACCGCGCCGTGCTGCTGGAACTGGACTGGGTTCCGGGTAAGCCGGTCAACCTCAGCGGCGAAGCCGCCGAGGCCCTGGGTGTCGGCGAAGGCGCCAGCGTGCGCCTGGTCGCGGTCTGAAACGCCGCAACAGAGAGTTTCGCGGCAGGCACAGACCGCC includes:
- a CDS encoding aspartate aminotransferase family protein; its protein translation is MSVEQAPVQRADFDQVMVPNYSPAAFIPVRGEGSRVWDQSGRELIDFAGGIAVNALGHCHPALVKALTEQANTLWHVSNVFTNEPALRLAHKLVDATFAERAFFCNSGAEANEAAFKLARRVAHDRFGPEKHEIIATVNSFHGRTLFTVSVGGQPKYSDGFGPKITGISHVPYNDLEALKAQISDKTCAVVIEPIQGESGVVPADKAYLEGARKLCDEHNALLIFDEVQTGVGRTGSLYAYQHYGVTPDILTSAKSLGGGFPIGAMLTTSDLAKHLAVGTHGTTYGGNPLGCAVACAVLDVVNTPQTLAGIKAKHERFKTRLEKIGQETGLFTLVRGVGLLIGCVLSDAWKGKAKDILNAAEKEGVMVLQAGPDVVRFAPSLVVEDRDIDEGLERFERAVRKLTQG
- the aruF gene encoding arginine/ornithine succinyltransferase subunit alpha, with product MLVMRPAQMADLNEVQRMAADSPIGVTSLPDDAGRLGDKIAASETSFAAEVSFNGEESYFFVLEDSATGKLVGCSAIVASAGYSEPFYSFRNETFVHASRELKIHNKIHVLSLCHDLTGNSLLTSFYVVPELVTSAFAELNSRGRLLFMASHPERFAESVVTEIVGYSDEQGESPFWDAIGRNFFDLNYADAERLCGLKSRTFLAELMPHYPIYVPLLPDAAQEAMGQVHPRAQITFDILMREGFETEHYIDIFDGGPTLHARASGIRSIAQSRVVPVKLDESPVKGGRPYLVCNGQLQDYRAVLLELDWVPGKPVNLSGEAAEALGVGEGASVRLVAV